A genome region from Oncorhynchus gorbuscha isolate QuinsamMale2020 ecotype Even-year linkage group LG26, OgorEven_v1.0, whole genome shotgun sequence includes the following:
- the LOC124015049 gene encoding 4-galactosyl-N-acetylglucosaminide 3-alpha-L-fucosyltransferase 9-like isoform X2 yields MATCYQNSHTGQMTCLGPNCRIGHQSLMGILLLGCLLTCLLYRPAITWLPVLAKHFQAEHKQDVTVLVWHWPFDHPFKLNSCRSLYNIEGCHLTADRELYSQADAVLIHHREIEEDLSNLPQEPRPSFQKWVWMNFESPAHTNRIPGLEDLFNVTLNYRQDADINMPYGSLVPRTKEREEFVPHKNRLVCWIVSNWNREHKRTWYYMELRKFIRIHTYGNPFNKKVSLSEYRMIVASCKFYLSFENSVHKDYITEKLFNALKLGAVPVVMGPTRGNYEKFIPGDSFIHVDDFRSPRALAKHLIFLDKNEEMYRKYFKWQRIHTVRINSFPIQNACNSCEYIRGHPENRMVTELYKWFWEE; encoded by the exons ATGGCAACTTGTTATCAAAACAGTCACACAG GCCAAATGACGTGTCTTGGACCAAATTGTAGAATTGGGCACCAGAGCCTGATGGGCATTCTGCTGCTGGGCTGCTTGCTGACCTGTCTACTGTACCGACCTGCTATCACCTGGCTCCCTGTCCTGGCCAAGCACTTCCAGGCGGAGCACAAACAGGATGTTACCGTGCTGGTCTGGCACTGGCCCTTTGACCATCCCTTTAAACTGAACTCCTGCAGGTCCTTGTACAACATCGAAGGCTGTCACCTGACAGCGGACAGAGAGCTTTACAGTCAAGCGGACGCCGTTCTCATCCACCACAGAGAAATCGAAGAGGATTTATCCAACCTGCCCCAAGAACCACGGCCCTCCTTCCAGAAATGGGTGTGGATGAATTTCGAATCGCCGGCACACACGAATAGAATACCTGGCTTGGAAGATCTGTTTAATGTGACTTTGAACTACAGGCAGGATGCAGACATCAACATGCCTTATGGATCTCTCGTCCCTCGGactaaagagagggaggagtttgTCCCGCATAAAAACCGACTGGTCTGTTGGATCGTTAGCAACTGGAACCGAGAGCACAAGAGGACTTGGTACTACATGGAGCTGCGCAAATTCATCAGGATTCACACCTACGGGAACCCTTTCAACAAAAAGGTATCTCTTAGTGAATACAGAATGATCGTGGCCAGCTGTAAATTCTACTTGTCTTTTGAGAACTCCGTCCATAAGGACTACATCACAGAAAAACTATTTAACGCTCTCAAGTTGGGCGCAGTTCCTGTGGTCATGGGCCCGACAAGAGGGAACTATGAGAAGTTCATCCCTGGAGATTCCTTCATCCATGTGGATGACTTCCGCTCGCCCAGAGCCCTGGCCAAACACCTCATCTTCTTGGACAAGAATGAGGAGATGTACCGTAAATACTTCAAGTGGCAGAGGATCCACACGGTCCGTATCAACAGCTTCCCCATTCAGAATGCCTGCAACAGCTGTGAGTACATCAGAGGCCACCCTGAGAATCGGATGGTTACTGAGCTCTATAAATGGTTCTGGGAGGAGTGA
- the LOC124015049 gene encoding 4-galactosyl-N-acetylglucosaminide 3-alpha-L-fucosyltransferase 9-like isoform X3 — protein sequence MTCLGPNCRIGHQSLMGILLLGCLLTCLLYRPAITWLPVLAKHFQAEHKQDVTVLVWHWPFDHPFKLNSCRSLYNIEGCHLTADRELYSQADAVLIHHREIEEDLSNLPQEPRPSFQKWVWMNFESPAHTNRIPGLEDLFNVTLNYRQDADINMPYGSLVPRTKEREEFVPHKNRLVCWIVSNWNREHKRTWYYMELRKFIRIHTYGNPFNKKVSLSEYRMIVASCKFYLSFENSVHKDYITEKLFNALKLGAVPVVMGPTRGNYEKFIPGDSFIHVDDFRSPRALAKHLIFLDKNEEMYRKYFKWQRIHTVRINSFPIQNACNSCEYIRGHPENRMVTELYKWFWEE from the coding sequence ATGACGTGTCTTGGACCAAATTGTAGAATTGGGCACCAGAGCCTGATGGGCATTCTGCTGCTGGGCTGCTTGCTGACCTGTCTACTGTACCGACCTGCTATCACCTGGCTCCCTGTCCTGGCCAAGCACTTCCAGGCGGAGCACAAACAGGATGTTACCGTGCTGGTCTGGCACTGGCCCTTTGACCATCCCTTTAAACTGAACTCCTGCAGGTCCTTGTACAACATCGAAGGCTGTCACCTGACAGCGGACAGAGAGCTTTACAGTCAAGCGGACGCCGTTCTCATCCACCACAGAGAAATCGAAGAGGATTTATCCAACCTGCCCCAAGAACCACGGCCCTCCTTCCAGAAATGGGTGTGGATGAATTTCGAATCGCCGGCACACACGAATAGAATACCTGGCTTGGAAGATCTGTTTAATGTGACTTTGAACTACAGGCAGGATGCAGACATCAACATGCCTTATGGATCTCTCGTCCCTCGGactaaagagagggaggagtttgTCCCGCATAAAAACCGACTGGTCTGTTGGATCGTTAGCAACTGGAACCGAGAGCACAAGAGGACTTGGTACTACATGGAGCTGCGCAAATTCATCAGGATTCACACCTACGGGAACCCTTTCAACAAAAAGGTATCTCTTAGTGAATACAGAATGATCGTGGCCAGCTGTAAATTCTACTTGTCTTTTGAGAACTCCGTCCATAAGGACTACATCACAGAAAAACTATTTAACGCTCTCAAGTTGGGCGCAGTTCCTGTGGTCATGGGCCCGACAAGAGGGAACTATGAGAAGTTCATCCCTGGAGATTCCTTCATCCATGTGGATGACTTCCGCTCGCCCAGAGCCCTGGCCAAACACCTCATCTTCTTGGACAAGAATGAGGAGATGTACCGTAAATACTTCAAGTGGCAGAGGATCCACACGGTCCGTATCAACAGCTTCCCCATTCAGAATGCCTGCAACAGCTGTGAGTACATCAGAGGCCACCCTGAGAATCGGATGGTTACTGAGCTCTATAAATGGTTCTGGGAGGAGTGA
- the LOC124015049 gene encoding 4-galactosyl-N-acetylglucosaminide 3-alpha-L-fucosyltransferase 9-like isoform X1: MCLPFLNKLINEQPFLLAGQMTCLGPNCRIGHQSLMGILLLGCLLTCLLYRPAITWLPVLAKHFQAEHKQDVTVLVWHWPFDHPFKLNSCRSLYNIEGCHLTADRELYSQADAVLIHHREIEEDLSNLPQEPRPSFQKWVWMNFESPAHTNRIPGLEDLFNVTLNYRQDADINMPYGSLVPRTKEREEFVPHKNRLVCWIVSNWNREHKRTWYYMELRKFIRIHTYGNPFNKKVSLSEYRMIVASCKFYLSFENSVHKDYITEKLFNALKLGAVPVVMGPTRGNYEKFIPGDSFIHVDDFRSPRALAKHLIFLDKNEEMYRKYFKWQRIHTVRINSFPIQNACNSCEYIRGHPENRMVTELYKWFWEE, translated from the coding sequence ATGTGTTTGCCTTTTCTTAATAAACTTATAAACGAACAGCCTTTCCTTTTGGCAGGCCAAATGACGTGTCTTGGACCAAATTGTAGAATTGGGCACCAGAGCCTGATGGGCATTCTGCTGCTGGGCTGCTTGCTGACCTGTCTACTGTACCGACCTGCTATCACCTGGCTCCCTGTCCTGGCCAAGCACTTCCAGGCGGAGCACAAACAGGATGTTACCGTGCTGGTCTGGCACTGGCCCTTTGACCATCCCTTTAAACTGAACTCCTGCAGGTCCTTGTACAACATCGAAGGCTGTCACCTGACAGCGGACAGAGAGCTTTACAGTCAAGCGGACGCCGTTCTCATCCACCACAGAGAAATCGAAGAGGATTTATCCAACCTGCCCCAAGAACCACGGCCCTCCTTCCAGAAATGGGTGTGGATGAATTTCGAATCGCCGGCACACACGAATAGAATACCTGGCTTGGAAGATCTGTTTAATGTGACTTTGAACTACAGGCAGGATGCAGACATCAACATGCCTTATGGATCTCTCGTCCCTCGGactaaagagagggaggagtttgTCCCGCATAAAAACCGACTGGTCTGTTGGATCGTTAGCAACTGGAACCGAGAGCACAAGAGGACTTGGTACTACATGGAGCTGCGCAAATTCATCAGGATTCACACCTACGGGAACCCTTTCAACAAAAAGGTATCTCTTAGTGAATACAGAATGATCGTGGCCAGCTGTAAATTCTACTTGTCTTTTGAGAACTCCGTCCATAAGGACTACATCACAGAAAAACTATTTAACGCTCTCAAGTTGGGCGCAGTTCCTGTGGTCATGGGCCCGACAAGAGGGAACTATGAGAAGTTCATCCCTGGAGATTCCTTCATCCATGTGGATGACTTCCGCTCGCCCAGAGCCCTGGCCAAACACCTCATCTTCTTGGACAAGAATGAGGAGATGTACCGTAAATACTTCAAGTGGCAGAGGATCCACACGGTCCGTATCAACAGCTTCCCCATTCAGAATGCCTGCAACAGCTGTGAGTACATCAGAGGCCACCCTGAGAATCGGATGGTTACTGAGCTCTATAAATGGTTCTGGGAGGAGTGA